A genome region from Haloimpatiens massiliensis includes the following:
- the tyrS gene encoding tyrosine--tRNA ligase: MSNVYDILSERGYIKQTTHDEIKDILGKEKITFYIGFDPTADSLHVGHFIALMFMAHMQRAGHRPIALVGGGTAMIGDPSGRTDMRQMMTKEIIDHNVSCIKEQMKRFIDFTDDKAILVNNAEWLLNLNYIDFIRDIGSCFSVNKMLTAECFKQRLEKGLSFLEFNYMLMQGYDFLELNKKYNCTMELGGDDQWSNMLAGIDLVRRKESKQVYAMTCALLTNSEGNKMGKTAKGALWLDPKKTSPYDFYQYWRNVNDADVEKCLALLTFVPMEEVRRLGALKDAQINEAKKVLAYEVTKLVHGEDEAKKAQEAAEALFGAGNKMDNVPTVEVERDKIGSSLLEVIVEGGIVPSKSEGRRLIQQGGLTINEEKITDVNRKLEENFFEDGSALVKRGKKKFYKLQLK, from the coding sequence ATGAGTAATGTTTATGATATTCTATCAGAACGTGGTTATATAAAACAAACCACTCACGATGAAATAAAGGATATTTTAGGTAAAGAAAAAATTACATTTTACATAGGATTCGATCCTACAGCAGATAGTCTTCATGTAGGACATTTCATAGCTCTTATGTTTATGGCTCATATGCAAAGGGCAGGACATAGACCTATAGCACTAGTTGGTGGGGGTACTGCTATGATTGGAGACCCTTCAGGTAGAACTGATATGAGACAAATGATGACAAAGGAAATTATAGATCATAATGTTAGTTGCATAAAGGAACAGATGAAAAGATTTATAGACTTTACTGATGATAAAGCTATACTTGTAAATAATGCAGAATGGCTTTTAAATCTAAATTATATAGATTTTATAAGAGATATAGGCTCTTGCTTCTCTGTAAATAAGATGCTTACAGCAGAATGTTTCAAACAGAGATTGGAAAAGGGACTTTCATTTTTAGAATTTAACTATATGCTTATGCAAGGATATGATTTCCTTGAACTTAATAAAAAGTACAATTGTACTATGGAATTAGGTGGAGATGACCAATGGTCTAACATGTTAGCAGGTATTGATTTAGTTAGAAGAAAAGAATCAAAACAAGTTTATGCTATGACTTGTGCTCTTTTGACTAATAGCGAAGGAAACAAAATGGGTAAAACAGCCAAAGGAGCTTTATGGCTAGACCCTAAGAAAACTTCTCCTTATGACTTCTATCAATATTGGAGAAATGTAAATGATGCGGATGTAGAAAAATGCCTTGCTCTTCTAACTTTTGTTCCTATGGAAGAAGTTAGAAGACTAGGAGCTTTAAAAGATGCACAAATTAATGAAGCTAAGAAAGTATTGGCTTATGAAGTTACAAAGCTAGTACATGGTGAAGATGAAGCTAAAAAGGCTCAAGAAGCAGCAGAAGCTTTATTTGGTGCAGGAAATAAGATGGATAATGTGCCAACAGTGGAAGTTGAAAGAGATAAAATAGGTTCTTCTTTACTAGAGGTAATAGTGGAAGGTGGGATAGTCCCATCTAAATCAGAAGGAAGAAGGCTTATACAACAAGGTGGATTAACAATAAATGAAGAAAAAATAACTGATGTTAATAGAAAGTTAGAAGAAAATTTCTTTGAAGATGGTTCTGCATTAGTTAAAAGAGGAAAGAAAAAATTCTATAAGCTTCAGCTTAAATAA
- a CDS encoding helix-turn-helix domain-containing protein, which translates to MDKRKLENLLKRQEGPKLDFKQSLDINTDTGKKELVKDVCAIANSQGGRGYIVIGVEDKTKNIIGINSEDVVEEQIQQVVSSRCDPPIPISVEKMKYNGKNLAIIAIYYGEQKPYQVRDNGAFYIRRGSTTDIMRKDELVSSFENNMNLNSELCSIIKSSPEVLDMELINKYFKYTGIELNDENKYALMESTSIINRDRDTNEYCVTLGGLLVFSKINNIFLPQNVIRIVNRINKAVGEVFIVKGELLEMLDEVEEKLYDILPQSYPTYALLEGVKNAVLYRDYTIFSREIEIIINYNSVVLCSPGVLIRGKSIQSPNYVKRNMWIYEKLITIDQKKRFNHGGTGFTKIKRAFKKYGKVLFINSPAGNTFKIVYPGIKNIKNNINN; encoded by the coding sequence TTGGATAAAAGGAAGCTGGAAAATCTGTTAAAAAGACAAGAGGGACCTAAACTAGATTTTAAACAAAGCTTAGATATAAACACTGATACAGGTAAAAAGGAACTGGTTAAAGATGTATGTGCTATTGCCAATTCTCAAGGGGGAAGAGGGTATATTGTAATTGGAGTAGAGGATAAGACTAAAAATATAATAGGGATAAATTCTGAAGATGTGGTGGAGGAACAAATACAGCAGGTGGTAAGTTCTAGATGTGATCCGCCTATACCAATATCTGTAGAGAAAATGAAGTATAATGGCAAAAATTTAGCTATAATAGCAATATATTATGGTGAACAAAAACCATATCAGGTTAGAGATAATGGAGCTTTTTATATAAGAAGAGGTTCCACTACAGACATTATGAGAAAAGATGAGTTAGTCTCTTCCTTTGAAAATAATATGAATTTAAATAGTGAACTTTGTTCTATAATTAAAAGTAGTCCGGAAGTTTTAGACATGGAACTTATTAATAAGTATTTTAAGTATACAGGTATAGAGTTAAATGATGAAAATAAATATGCATTAATGGAAAGTACTTCTATTATAAATAGAGACAGAGATACCAATGAATATTGTGTTACTTTAGGGGGGCTTTTAGTATTTTCGAAAATAAACAATATTTTTCTTCCTCAAAATGTTATAAGAATAGTAAATAGAATAAATAAGGCTGTTGGGGAGGTCTTTATAGTAAAAGGTGAACTTTTAGAAATGCTTGACGAAGTAGAAGAAAAACTCTATGATATTTTGCCACAAAGTTATCCTACTTATGCTCTTTTAGAGGGAGTTAAAAATGCTGTGCTCTATAGGGATTATACTATTTTTTCTAGGGAGATAGAAATTATAATCAATTATAATAGTGTGGTTTTATGTAGTCCGGGAGTTTTAATTAGAGGAAAAAGTATTCAATCACCTAATTATGTTAAAAGGAATATGTGGATATATGAAAAATTAATAACTATTGATCAAAAGAAAAGATTTAATCATGGAGGCACTGGTTTTACTAAGATTAAGAGGGCATTTAAAAAGTATGGCAAGGTATTATTTATCAATTCACCAGCTGGAAATACTTTTAAAATTGTATATCCTGGAATTAAAAATATAAAAAATAATATTAACAATTAA